A portion of the Callithrix jacchus isolate 240 chromosome 21, calJac240_pri, whole genome shotgun sequence genome contains these proteins:
- the TMPRSS3 gene encoding transmembrane protease serine 3 isoform X2, whose product MGENDPPAAEAPFSFRSLFGLDDLKISPVAPDADAVAAQILSLLPLKFFPIIVIGIIALILALAIGLGVHFDCSGKYRCRSSFKCIELTARCDGVSDCKDGEDEYRCVRVSGQNAVLQVFTAASWKTMCSDDWKGHYANVACAQLGFPSSVSSENLRVSSLEEQFREEFVSINHLLPDDKVTALHHSVYVREGCASGHVVTLQCTACGRRRGYSARIVGGNVSSISQWPWQASLQFQGYHLCGGSVITPLWIVTAAHCVYDLYLPKSWTIQVGLVVLLDSPAPSHLVEKIVYHSKYKPKRLGHDIALMKLAGPLTFNEMIQPVCLPNSEENFPDGKVCWTSGWGATEDGGDASPVLNHAAVPLISNKICNRRDVYGGIISPSMLCAGYLKGGVDSCQGDSGGPLVCQERRLWKLVGATSFGIGCAEMNKPGVYTRITSFLDWIHEQMERDLKT is encoded by the exons ACGCAGATGCGGTCGCTGCACAGATCCTGTCACTGCTGCCATTGAAGTTTTTCCCAATAATCGTCATTGGGATCATCGCACTGATATTAGCGCTGGCCATTGGTCTGGGCG TCCACTTCGACTGCTCAGGGAAGTACAGGTGCCGCTCATCCTTTAAGTGTATTGAGCTGACAGCCCGATGTGACGGAGTCTCGGACTGCAAAGACGGGGAGGACGAGTACCGCTGTG TCCGGGTGAGCGGCCAGAATGCCGTGCTCCAGGTGTTCACCGCAGCCTCGTGGAAGACCATGTGCTCCGATGACTGGAAGGGTCACTATGCAAATGTTGCTTGTGCCCAGCTGGGTTTCCCAAG CTCTGTAAGCTCAGAGAACCTCAGAGTGAGCTCACTGGAGGAGCAGTTCCGGGAGGAGTTTGTGTCCATCAATCACCTCTTGCCAGATGACAAGGTGACTGCGTTACACCACTCGGTGTATGTGAG GGAGGGCTGTGCCTCTGGCCACGTGGTTACCTTGCAGTGCACAG CCTGTGGTCGTAGAAGGGGCTACAGTGCACGCATCGTGGGCGGAAACGTGTCCTCGATCTCACAGTGGCCCTGGCAGGCCAGCCTTCAGTTCCAGGGCTACCACCTGTGCGGGGGCTCTGTCATCACGCCCCTGTGGATTGTCACCGCTGCACACTGTGTTTATGA CCTGTACCTCCCCAAGTCATGGACCATCCAAGTGGGTCTAGTTGTCCTGCTGGACAGTCCAGCCCCGTCCCACTTGGTGGAGAAGATTGTCTACCATAGCAAGTACAAGCCAAAGAGACTGGGTCATGACATCGCCCTCATGAAGCTGGCTGGGCCACTGACGTTCAACG AGATGATTCAGCCTGTGTGCCTGCCCAACTCTGAAGAGAACTTCCCCGACGGAAAAGTGTGCTGGACGTCAGGATGGGGGGCCACAGAGGATGGAG GCGACGCCTCCCCTGTCCTGAACCATGCGGCTGTCCCTTTGATTTCCAACAAGATCTGCAACCGCAGGGACGTGTATGGTGGCATCATCTCCCCGTCCATGCTCTGTGCGGGCTACCTGAAGGGCGGTGTGGATAGCTGCCAG GGGGACAGTGGGGGGCCCCTCGTGTGTCAAGAGAGGAGGCTGTGGAAGTTGGTGGGAGCGACCAGCTTTGGCATTGGCTGCGCCGAGATGAACAAGCCTGGGGTCTACACCCGCATCACCTCCTTCCTCGACTGGATCCATGAGCAGATGGAG agggACCTAAAAACCTGA
- the TFF1 gene encoding trefoil factor 1 yields the protein MEYKVICALVLVSVLALSTLVETQSETCAMAPQERKNCGFPGVTASQCASKGCCFDDTILGVPWCFTPKTIDVPSEDECEF from the exons ATGGAATACAAGGTGATCTGTGCCCTGGTCCTGGTCTCCGTGCTGGCCCTCAGCACCCTGGTCGAGACCCAGTCAG AGACGTGTGCAATGGCCCCCCAGGAAAGAAAGAATTGTGGTTTTCCTGGTGTCACGGCCTCCCAGTGTGCAAGTAAGGGCTGCTGTTTTGATGACACCATTCTTGGAGTCCCCTGGTGCTTCACTCCTAAGACCATCGACGTCCCTTCAGAAG ATGAGTGTGAATTTTAG
- the TMPRSS3 gene encoding transmembrane protease serine 3 isoform X1: MGENDPPAAEAPFSFRSLFGLDDLKISPVAPDADAVAAQILSLLPLKFFPIIVIGIIALILALAIGLGVHFDCSGKYRCRSSFKCIELTARCDGVSDCKDGEDEYRCVRVSGQNAVLQVFTAASWKTMCSDDWKGHYANVACAQLGFPSSVSSENLRVSSLEEQFREEFVSINHLLPDDKVTALHHSVYVREGCASGHVVTLQCTACGRRRGYSARIVGGNVSSISQWPWQASLQFQGYHLCGGSVITPLWIVTAAHCVYDLYLPKSWTIQVGLVVLLDSPAPSHLVEKIVYHSKYKPKRLGHDIALMKLAGPLTFNEMIQPVCLPNSEENFPDGKVCWTSGWGATEDGAGDASPVLNHAAVPLISNKICNRRDVYGGIISPSMLCAGYLKGGVDSCQGDSGGPLVCQERRLWKLVGATSFGIGCAEMNKPGVYTRITSFLDWIHEQMERDLKT, encoded by the exons ACGCAGATGCGGTCGCTGCACAGATCCTGTCACTGCTGCCATTGAAGTTTTTCCCAATAATCGTCATTGGGATCATCGCACTGATATTAGCGCTGGCCATTGGTCTGGGCG TCCACTTCGACTGCTCAGGGAAGTACAGGTGCCGCTCATCCTTTAAGTGTATTGAGCTGACAGCCCGATGTGACGGAGTCTCGGACTGCAAAGACGGGGAGGACGAGTACCGCTGTG TCCGGGTGAGCGGCCAGAATGCCGTGCTCCAGGTGTTCACCGCAGCCTCGTGGAAGACCATGTGCTCCGATGACTGGAAGGGTCACTATGCAAATGTTGCTTGTGCCCAGCTGGGTTTCCCAAG CTCTGTAAGCTCAGAGAACCTCAGAGTGAGCTCACTGGAGGAGCAGTTCCGGGAGGAGTTTGTGTCCATCAATCACCTCTTGCCAGATGACAAGGTGACTGCGTTACACCACTCGGTGTATGTGAG GGAGGGCTGTGCCTCTGGCCACGTGGTTACCTTGCAGTGCACAG CCTGTGGTCGTAGAAGGGGCTACAGTGCACGCATCGTGGGCGGAAACGTGTCCTCGATCTCACAGTGGCCCTGGCAGGCCAGCCTTCAGTTCCAGGGCTACCACCTGTGCGGGGGCTCTGTCATCACGCCCCTGTGGATTGTCACCGCTGCACACTGTGTTTATGA CCTGTACCTCCCCAAGTCATGGACCATCCAAGTGGGTCTAGTTGTCCTGCTGGACAGTCCAGCCCCGTCCCACTTGGTGGAGAAGATTGTCTACCATAGCAAGTACAAGCCAAAGAGACTGGGTCATGACATCGCCCTCATGAAGCTGGCTGGGCCACTGACGTTCAACG AGATGATTCAGCCTGTGTGCCTGCCCAACTCTGAAGAGAACTTCCCCGACGGAAAAGTGTGCTGGACGTCAGGATGGGGGGCCACAGAGGATGGAG CAGGCGACGCCTCCCCTGTCCTGAACCATGCGGCTGTCCCTTTGATTTCCAACAAGATCTGCAACCGCAGGGACGTGTATGGTGGCATCATCTCCCCGTCCATGCTCTGTGCGGGCTACCTGAAGGGCGGTGTGGATAGCTGCCAG GGGGACAGTGGGGGGCCCCTCGTGTGTCAAGAGAGGAGGCTGTGGAAGTTGGTGGGAGCGACCAGCTTTGGCATTGGCTGCGCCGAGATGAACAAGCCTGGGGTCTACACCCGCATCACCTCCTTCCTCGACTGGATCCATGAGCAGATGGAG agggACCTAAAAACCTGA